One window from the genome of Pedobacter schmidteae encodes:
- a CDS encoding amino acid permease — protein MNFRKSIDLLTREAAESGEGTLKRTLGPVNLVALGIGAIIGAGLFSITGSAAANNAGPAITISFVIAALGCGFAGLCYAEFASMIPVAGSAYTYSYATMGEFVAWVIGWDLVLEYALGAATVSISWSRYLVKFLAYYDIHLPAQVTMSPFEHATLLDGTVVSGMFNLPAVFIIIIMSFVLIRGTSESAFVNGLIVAIKVVIVFIFIFLGWKYINADNYSPYFIPGDKPGHESVFTHGWGGVIRAAGIVFFAYIGFDAVSTAAQEAKNPKKDMPIGILLSLFICTILYILFAHVMTGVANYDMFKGQDGIAPVAVAIDNMGLKNAAGVVTPAYPWLNKLIILAILGGYASVILVMLLGQSRVFFSMSKDGLLPKVFSKVHHKYSTPAKSNLLFMVFVSLFAAFVPATVVGEMTSIGTLLAFILVCIGVVILRKQMPELPRAFKVPMVPLIPILGVVVCLGMMVFLPLDTWVRLLVWMIIGVNVYLFYGMKNSLLSDNLQATLIKSTKTVSYIGLLLAVLLVIVAIIHHHITDGADTGLYYFSLVFAAAHLLLYIYKVATAGSVQAK, from the coding sequence ATGAATTTTAGAAAGTCGATTGACTTACTCACCAGGGAAGCAGCAGAAAGCGGTGAGGGAACCCTAAAAAGAACACTTGGGCCGGTAAATCTGGTAGCCCTGGGTATTGGCGCCATTATTGGTGCCGGTCTTTTCTCCATTACCGGTTCGGCGGCAGCAAATAACGCTGGTCCGGCCATTACCATTTCCTTTGTTATCGCAGCCCTTGGCTGTGGGTTTGCAGGATTATGTTATGCCGAATTTGCATCCATGATACCTGTAGCCGGTAGTGCCTACACCTATTCGTATGCCACCATGGGCGAGTTTGTGGCCTGGGTTATCGGTTGGGATTTGGTGCTGGAATATGCCTTAGGTGCGGCCACTGTATCCATCAGCTGGAGCCGGTACCTGGTCAAGTTTCTGGCTTATTACGATATTCATCTGCCTGCACAGGTAACGATGTCGCCGTTTGAACATGCAACTTTATTGGACGGAACAGTGGTTTCAGGTATGTTTAACTTACCAGCGGTATTCATCATCATCATCATGTCTTTTGTACTGATCAGAGGAACCAGCGAATCTGCTTTTGTAAACGGCCTTATTGTAGCCATTAAAGTGGTTATTGTATTTATCTTTATATTCCTGGGATGGAAATATATCAATGCTGATAACTATTCACCTTATTTCATTCCAGGTGATAAACCAGGACACGAGAGTGTGTTTACGCATGGATGGGGAGGTGTAATACGAGCAGCCGGAATTGTCTTTTTTGCTTATATCGGTTTTGATGCGGTATCTACTGCAGCTCAGGAAGCGAAAAATCCTAAAAAGGATATGCCTATCGGTATTTTACTTTCCTTATTTATCTGTACCATTTTGTATATCCTTTTTGCACATGTCATGACAGGCGTAGCCAATTACGACATGTTTAAAGGTCAGGATGGTATTGCTCCGGTAGCAGTAGCAATTGACAATATGGGTCTTAAAAATGCTGCAGGTGTAGTTACGCCAGCTTACCCATGGTTAAACAAATTGATTATCCTTGCCATTTTGGGTGGTTATGCATCAGTAATCCTGGTGATGTTACTGGGTCAGTCGAGGGTATTTTTCTCGATGAGTAAAGATGGTTTATTGCCTAAAGTTTTCTCAAAAGTACACCACAAATACAGCACTCCAGCAAAAAGTAATTTATTGTTTATGGTGTTTGTAAGTTTATTTGCGGCCTTTGTACCTGCCACGGTAGTGGGCGAGATGACCAGTATTGGTACATTGCTTGCCTTTATCCTTGTATGTATTGGGGTAGTAATTTTAAGAAAACAGATGCCTGAATTACCGAGAGCCTTTAAAGTGCCAATGGTGCCATTGATCCCGATATTGGGTGTTGTGGTTTGTTTGGGCATGATGGTATTTTTACCATTGGATACCTGGGTACGTTTATTGGTATGGATGATTATCGGTGTCAACGTATACCTGTTCTATGGCATGAAAAACAGCTTATTATCTGATAACCTGCAGGCAACATTAATTAAAAGCACTAAAACAGTTTCCTATATAGGCCTCCTTTTAGCAGTTTTGCTGGTAATAGTAGCCATTATTCACCATCACATTACTGATGGTGCCGATACAGGCCTGTATTACTTCTCTTTAGTTTTTGCTGCAGCCCATTTGTTGTTGTACATTTATAAAGTAGCAACTGCAGGTAGCGTACAAGCCAAATAA
- a CDS encoding MarC family protein, giving the protein MEFNFSQILSTSMILFAIIDILGAIPIVIELRKKAGHIQSEKATIVATVLMIIFLFAGETLLKVIGLDVASFAIAGSMVIFFIAMEMVLGLTIFKEGDAPETVSIVPLAFPLIAGAGTMTTLLSLKTEYATQNIIVGILINMMFVYFVLKNTERLEKLFGKSGLNALRKAFGIILLAIAIKLFRNNTGL; this is encoded by the coding sequence ATGGAATTCAATTTCAGTCAAATCCTCTCTACCTCGATGATACTCTTTGCCATCATTGATATTTTGGGAGCTATTCCTATTGTAATAGAGCTCAGAAAAAAGGCCGGACATATACAGTCCGAAAAGGCTACAATAGTGGCGACTGTTCTGATGATCATCTTTCTATTTGCCGGCGAGACTTTATTAAAAGTGATTGGATTGGATGTGGCTTCTTTCGCCATTGCGGGTTCAATGGTTATCTTTTTCATCGCTATGGAGATGGTGTTGGGCCTGACCATTTTTAAAGAAGGAGATGCGCCCGAAACCGTATCCATTGTACCCCTTGCTTTCCCGCTGATTGCAGGAGCAGGTACCATGACCACCTTATTGTCCCTGAAAACAGAATACGCCACGCAAAACATCATTGTAGGTATCCTGATCAATATGATGTTTGTGTATTTTGTTTTGAAAAATACCGAACGACTGGAGAAGCTTTTTGGCAAATCGGGACTGAATGCATTGCGTAAAGCTTTTGGAATTATCCTACTGGCCATTGCCATCAAGCTATTCAGAAACAACACCGGACTTTAA
- a CDS encoding RsmB/NOP family class I SAM-dependent RNA methyltransferase, producing the protein MRVEHQIRAFEQIFNSYDGTTPLHRFLFVYFKKNRQMGSSDRRWASRYIYSFFRLGMALFDMDRNTRLAVADFLCNQSPSLVITTYLPDLAEKTGLSVPEKLALVQSAYPDFQLSDVFSCHEALSESIDKPAFFQSFFTQPDLFIRINKGQVNQIEEALNNAAVPFEKIAEHTIAVSNGTKLDQVLESQPFYQVQDLSSQQTGAFFQPRQWDKWWDCCAASGGKSLLLHDLEPKVELLVSDVRENSLSNLDERFSAAGLKKYQKKVLDLLQNNDQDLYHYEFDGIILDAPCSGSGTWGRTPEMLYYFEQHKIGYFSKLQQTIASNVVKYLKEDKPLIYITCSVFKQENEDVIAYLLENLPLKLEKMELIKGYGHKADTMFVARLIKTA; encoded by the coding sequence ATGAGAGTAGAACATCAGATCAGGGCATTTGAACAGATCTTTAACAGTTACGATGGCACCACGCCTTTGCACCGCTTTTTATTTGTTTATTTTAAGAAGAACAGGCAAATGGGCTCATCCGACAGGCGCTGGGCATCCCGCTATATCTATAGCTTTTTCCGATTGGGAATGGCACTGTTTGACATGGACAGAAATACCAGACTGGCGGTTGCCGATTTTCTGTGCAACCAAAGCCCAAGTTTGGTAATCACTACTTATTTACCCGATCTGGCCGAAAAAACCGGACTTTCTGTGCCCGAAAAGCTGGCACTTGTTCAGTCGGCCTATCCCGACTTCCAGCTGTCTGATGTATTTAGCTGTCATGAAGCACTTTCTGAATCTATTGATAAACCAGCTTTCTTTCAATCTTTTTTTACGCAACCCGATCTTTTTATAAGGATTAACAAAGGCCAGGTAAATCAAATAGAAGAAGCCTTGAACAATGCAGCGGTGCCTTTTGAGAAGATTGCTGAGCATACCATTGCAGTGTCTAACGGTACCAAGCTTGATCAGGTGCTGGAAAGCCAACCGTTTTACCAGGTGCAAGATCTTTCTTCACAACAAACAGGTGCGTTTTTTCAACCCCGGCAATGGGATAAATGGTGGGATTGCTGCGCTGCATCGGGTGGGAAATCCTTGCTGTTGCACGATCTGGAGCCTAAGGTAGAGCTATTGGTTAGTGATGTCAGAGAAAATAGCTTAAGTAACCTTGATGAGCGCTTCAGTGCAGCGGGTTTGAAAAAATATCAGAAAAAGGTATTAGACCTGCTTCAGAATAACGATCAGGATCTGTACCATTATGAATTTGACGGAATCATATTGGATGCACCATGTTCAGGATCGGGTACCTGGGGCCGGACGCCCGAAATGCTATATTATTTTGAACAGCATAAAATTGGCTATTTTTCAAAATTGCAGCAAACTATAGCTTCTAATGTTGTAAAATACCTGAAAGAAGATAAACCGCTGATTTACATTACCTGTTCGGTATTTAAACAGGAAAATGAAGATGTAATTGCTTATCTGCTGGAAAACCTGCCTTTGAAGCTCGAGAAAATGGAGCTGATAAAAGGCTATGGACATAAGGCAGATACCATGTTTGTTGCCCGGTTAATTAAAACAGCTTAG
- a CDS encoding ABC transporter substrate-binding protein, which translates to MILAQNHQPQLSGNKYWIIILSALVLSACSPKIRPESKKPEPPKEVEKVEKPAPKLKQATISLLAPFRLDEIKLKTATKADVEKAAMAIDFYQGFKLGVDSAAAAGQDFKLKVYDTQDNNTQIAALIDNGGLLGSDLIVGPVFPEGLKYITNYSISRKIPVVNPLAASQPSEFVNPNLISIVNNIDLHAQKIGAYINRNYNPANTIVVLINPKGAADEVLASPLRSYFAQAKKAFVFQEYASVFTMETKMQRGKQYVVMVSSSDKKFVIPTLDKLIKIKKAGFNISLFGHPDWVKQGYNVEQLQALNTIVSSSYKVDYKRPEVNSFIKKYRLLFNFEPGEYAFKGFDIGYYFGRLLAKYGEDYLKHLTSENYKGLHNSFQFTHNPSLGYINTRLMLLRYQNFALNIVE; encoded by the coding sequence ATGATATTAGCTCAAAACCACCAGCCACAATTGAGTGGGAATAAGTATTGGATCATTATACTTTCGGCTTTGGTGTTGTCGGCCTGTTCTCCAAAAATAAGGCCCGAAAGTAAAAAGCCCGAGCCACCAAAAGAAGTTGAAAAAGTAGAAAAGCCTGCTCCTAAATTGAAGCAGGCTACTATTTCTTTGCTTGCTCCTTTCCGCTTGGATGAAATTAAACTCAAGACTGCCACAAAAGCAGATGTAGAAAAGGCCGCTATGGCTATTGATTTTTATCAGGGATTTAAGTTGGGGGTCGACTCTGCCGCTGCCGCAGGTCAGGATTTTAAACTGAAGGTTTACGATACCCAGGACAACAATACACAAATTGCTGCGCTGATTGACAATGGCGGACTACTGGGCAGCGACCTCATTGTAGGTCCTGTATTTCCGGAAGGCTTAAAATATATAACCAATTATTCTATTTCCAGAAAAATACCTGTGGTAAACCCACTGGCAGCGTCTCAGCCGTCGGAATTTGTCAATCCTAACCTCATATCTATTGTCAATAACATTGATCTTCATGCCCAAAAAATAGGGGCTTACATCAATCGTAATTACAATCCGGCAAATACCATTGTGGTATTGATCAATCCCAAAGGGGCAGCCGATGAAGTGTTGGCGAGCCCTTTGCGTAGCTATTTTGCGCAAGCAAAAAAGGCTTTTGTATTTCAGGAATACGCTTCTGTTTTTACCATGGAAACTAAAATGCAACGCGGAAAACAGTATGTGGTGATGGTGAGTTCGTCCGACAAAAAGTTTGTCATACCTACTTTGGATAAGCTGATAAAAATAAAAAAGGCAGGTTTTAATATTTCCCTGTTTGGACATCCCGACTGGGTGAAACAAGGGTATAATGTAGAACAGCTGCAGGCTCTAAATACCATCGTATCTTCTTCTTACAAAGTTGATTATAAACGGCCGGAGGTGAACAGTTTTATTAAAAAATACAGATTGCTGTTTAATTTCGAACCTGGAGAATATGCCTTTAAAGGATTTGATATTGGTTACTACTTTGGCCGATTGCTGGCTAAGTATGGCGAAGATTACCTGAAACACCTGACTAGCGAAAACTATAAGGGGCTTCATAATTCTTTTCAGTTCACGCACAATCCATCGCTAGGCTACATCAATACCAGGTTGATGCTGTTGCGTTATCAAAACTTTGCCTTAAATATTGTAGAATGA
- the guaA gene encoding glutamine-hydrolyzing GMP synthase, translating into MLEKIIILDFGSQYTQLIARRVRELNVYCEIHPFNNIPEITSDVKGIILSGSPYSVRQEDAPQVDLKKFENHPMLAVCYGAQYIAQHSGGEVQASSTREYGRANLSFVVAENKLFKNINVGSQVWMSHGDTITKIPANFELIASTDSVKVAAYHVKDTNTYAIQFHPEVTHSTDGKQLLENFLVDICGCKQEWTPDAFVETTIASLKEKLGDDKVVLALSGGVDSSVAAILLHKAIGANLHCIFVDNGLLRKDEYAAVLEQYKHLGLNIKGVDAKERFLSQLAGVSDPELKRKAIGRVFIEVFDDEAHQVQDVKWLAQGTIYPDIIESVSVKGPSATIKSHHNVGGLPDFMKLKVVEPLNTLFKDEVRRVGTSLGLEHFIIGRHPFPGPGLAIRILGEVTAEKVAILQEADAIYINNLKEAGLYDKVWQAGAIFLPVQSVGVMGDERTYENAIALRAVESVDGMTADWCHLPYNVLAKISNEIINKVKGINRVVYDISSKPPATIEWE; encoded by the coding sequence ATGCTAGAAAAAATCATTATTCTCGATTTTGGATCCCAATATACACAGTTAATTGCCCGTAGGGTACGCGAGTTAAACGTTTATTGCGAAATTCATCCATTTAACAACATTCCTGAAATCACTTCAGACGTTAAAGGTATCATTCTTTCAGGTAGTCCATATTCTGTCCGTCAGGAAGATGCACCACAGGTAGACCTTAAAAAGTTTGAGAACCACCCCATGTTGGCGGTGTGTTACGGAGCTCAATATATAGCCCAGCATTCCGGTGGAGAAGTACAGGCTTCATCAACCAGAGAATACGGCCGCGCCAACCTTAGTTTTGTTGTCGCCGAAAATAAATTATTTAAAAATATCAATGTAGGCTCACAAGTGTGGATGTCACACGGTGATACCATTACCAAAATCCCGGCAAACTTTGAACTGATTGCCAGCACGGATAGTGTAAAAGTAGCTGCCTACCATGTTAAAGATACGAATACCTATGCCATCCAGTTTCACCCGGAGGTGACACACAGTACAGATGGTAAGCAATTGCTGGAAAATTTTCTGGTTGACATTTGCGGATGTAAACAGGAGTGGACACCAGATGCTTTTGTGGAAACAACCATTGCCAGCTTAAAAGAAAAACTGGGCGACGATAAAGTTGTTCTGGCACTTTCAGGTGGGGTAGATTCGAGTGTGGCCGCAATTTTATTGCACAAAGCCATAGGTGCCAACCTGCACTGTATTTTTGTAGACAACGGTTTATTGAGAAAAGATGAGTACGCCGCTGTACTGGAACAATACAAACACCTGGGGCTAAACATCAAAGGTGTGGATGCCAAGGAACGTTTCCTGAGCCAGTTGGCTGGGGTTTCCGATCCGGAACTGAAACGTAAAGCTATTGGTCGCGTATTTATCGAAGTATTTGATGATGAGGCGCACCAGGTACAGGATGTAAAATGGTTGGCCCAGGGTACCATTTATCCGGATATCATTGAGTCTGTTTCGGTAAAAGGTCCATCTGCTACCATCAAATCGCACCATAATGTCGGTGGTTTACCTGATTTCATGAAATTAAAGGTAGTAGAGCCATTAAATACTTTATTTAAGGACGAAGTAAGAAGAGTAGGAACGTCTTTAGGACTGGAGCACTTTATCATCGGACGTCACCCTTTCCCTGGACCAGGTTTGGCCATCAGGATTTTGGGTGAAGTAACTGCCGAGAAAGTCGCCATCCTTCAGGAGGCAGATGCCATTTATATCAATAATCTCAAAGAAGCCGGTTTATACGATAAAGTATGGCAGGCAGGAGCAATTTTCCTTCCTGTTCAGTCGGTAGGTGTAATGGGTGACGAGCGTACCTATGAAAATGCAATTGCCCTTCGTGCGGTTGAGTCTGTTGATGGAATGACTGCCGACTGGTGCCATCTGCCATACAACGTACTCGCTAAAATTTCTAATGAAATAATTAACAAAGTAAAAGGAATTAACCGCGTTGTATATGATATTAGCTCAAAACCACCAGCCACAATTGAGTGGGAATAA
- a CDS encoding dCMP deaminase family protein, whose amino-acid sequence MTVKPSFNHIFMNLASDLAGRSHCVRAQVGAVLTKDTRIISIGYNGPPAGTHNCDEEWAEAGCARDSKGSCSLALHAEENAILYGLKNGSKIEGSTLYTTLSPCIACARLILSSGIKVVYYKDSYAAYKGLPSDEGVDFLQRFGVEVMKFS is encoded by the coding sequence ATGACAGTAAAACCAAGTTTCAATCATATTTTTATGAATCTGGCCTCCGATCTTGCCGGACGATCGCATTGCGTTCGTGCCCAGGTTGGCGCAGTATTGACAAAAGACACCCGTATTATCTCTATCGGCTACAATGGCCCGCCGGCCGGTACACACAATTGTGATGAAGAATGGGCGGAGGCAGGTTGTGCCCGGGATTCGAAAGGCAGCTGCTCACTGGCCTTACATGCCGAAGAAAATGCGATTCTATACGGGCTCAAAAATGGTTCGAAAATAGAAGGCTCAACTTTGTATACCACTTTGTCGCCCTGTATTGCCTGTGCCCGCCTGATCTTATCTTCGGGGATAAAAGTTGTTTACTATAAAGATTCTTATGCTGCTTACAAAGGTCTGCCCAGCGACGAAGGTGTTGATTTTCTTCAAAGATTCGGCGTAGAAGTAATGAAGTTTTCTTAA
- a CDS encoding LysE family translocator, giving the protein MFEAILQGIGAGILFSFLTGPVFFSMIKTSIEKGFKAGFSLAIGVILSDIIFISLTIFSSQYVNYKSEYFEYIGLVGGLFLLGVGLYYLFNTVKVNYDIAEIAKVKKRGYVLKGFLMCLLSPTTLMFWVMVGGIISVQLHYDMAEKIAFFIVAMITQLTVDGFKTYYAAKLRYRIKEKTIQNLNRIAGAVILIFAIRLFIEVVLKFYK; this is encoded by the coding sequence ATGTTTGAAGCAATATTACAAGGGATAGGTGCAGGGATTTTATTTTCTTTTTTAACAGGACCGGTGTTCTTTTCAATGATTAAAACCAGCATTGAAAAGGGATTTAAGGCAGGTTTTTCACTCGCAATCGGCGTCATTTTAAGTGACATCATCTTTATCAGCTTAACCATTTTCAGCTCGCAGTACGTAAATTATAAATCGGAATATTTTGAATACATAGGCCTTGTTGGGGGCCTTTTTTTATTAGGAGTGGGTTTGTACTACCTGTTTAATACAGTTAAAGTGAACTACGATATTGCCGAAATTGCCAAAGTAAAAAAACGGGGCTATGTACTGAAAGGTTTTTTAATGTGCCTTTTATCGCCTACCACCCTGATGTTTTGGGTAATGGTTGGTGGTATCATCTCGGTACAACTGCATTACGATATGGCCGAAAAAATAGCCTTCTTTATTGTAGCCATGATTACCCAGCTCACTGTAGATGGTTTTAAAACTTACTACGCGGCTAAGCTGAGGTACAGAATCAAAGAAAAAACCATTCAAAACCTAAACAGAATTGCCGGAGCTGTAATACTCATTTTTGCCATCAGACTGTTTATTGAAGTGGTGTTGAAGTTTTACAAATAG
- a CDS encoding trypsin-like peptidase domain-containing protein produces MKKLLFLFISLQFSVFAFSQTVPAGIKGLEKEVQKVIQQVYQAAVYITPYDSIMKKAVGGSFSGVVVDTAGYVLSAAHAVKPNSLYQVTFPDGRKFRAIGLGRIPSNDAAVMKIEEKGTWPYAAMGWSSSLKKDMPCISIAYPGTLAAKTPTIRLGYVAETETSEGFIRSTCLMEPGDSGGPVFDMKGRVIGLHSKINLSPEDNFEIPVDLYRKYWTMLIRPASIVSLPVADDFVTDPLLAELKVQPEIKNLEENLKPQVAKLGKNVVQIRSQIKGAEITILGTLIDLKGMVPEGILKERSFLLSKSSMVGADPVVELKPGTAIVAKVLRRDEDNDLILLQLPERINNGVALKAVTQDSVSFAKLGKLLISPKPDRTGVVSVLGNTQFAIAKGPTSAYMGVNTSLKDGKVVISMVQPRSPASTAALEIGDELSSFNGKPVLKMEDLSKEISKHSAEDTLDLQFIRSGISYSKRIVLKPRRLNERHIAYRFTDGRSERRDGFSQVLVHDGQLKPAECGGPLYDIDGNFYGINIARVSRTSSLTIPAAVLIKFIKKSGLSGNLQGLMSAI; encoded by the coding sequence ATGAAAAAGCTTTTGTTTTTATTCATTTCATTACAATTTAGTGTATTTGCATTTTCGCAGACAGTGCCTGCGGGCATTAAAGGATTGGAAAAGGAGGTTCAAAAAGTAATTCAGCAGGTGTACCAGGCGGCTGTTTACATTACCCCTTATGATTCTATCATGAAGAAAGCGGTAGGGGGCTCTTTTAGTGGTGTGGTTGTGGATACTGCCGGTTATGTTCTTTCGGCAGCACATGCTGTAAAACCCAATAGCTTGTATCAGGTTACTTTTCCCGATGGCAGGAAGTTCAGGGCAATTGGTCTGGGCCGAATTCCGTCAAATGATGCTGCGGTAATGAAAATTGAGGAAAAGGGGACCTGGCCATATGCAGCGATGGGCTGGTCGTCCTCTTTAAAAAAGGATATGCCCTGCATTAGCATCGCTTATCCCGGAACCCTGGCGGCTAAAACACCTACCATAAGACTGGGGTATGTGGCCGAAACGGAGACCAGTGAGGGTTTTATACGGTCGACCTGTTTGATGGAGCCTGGCGATTCGGGAGGTCCGGTGTTTGATATGAAAGGACGGGTAATTGGTCTGCATAGCAAAATAAACCTCTCTCCTGAAGACAACTTTGAAATCCCGGTTGATCTGTACCGGAAGTACTGGACTATGCTGATCAGGCCTGCCAGTATTGTTTCTTTGCCTGTGGCAGATGATTTTGTGACCGACCCTTTGCTTGCTGAATTGAAAGTTCAACCGGAGATAAAAAATCTGGAGGAGAATTTAAAGCCCCAGGTCGCTAAGCTGGGCAAAAATGTAGTGCAGATCAGGAGCCAGATTAAAGGTGCTGAAATAACTATACTGGGGACATTGATCGATTTAAAAGGAATGGTGCCTGAAGGGATTTTAAAGGAGCGGAGTTTTTTGCTCAGCAAAAGTTCTATGGTGGGGGCCGATCCTGTAGTTGAGCTGAAACCAGGTACTGCAATCGTGGCAAAAGTGTTGAGACGTGATGAAGACAATGATCTGATTTTATTGCAGCTTCCGGAAAGGATCAACAACGGTGTAGCGCTCAAGGCTGTTACCCAGGATTCGGTAAGCTTTGCAAAGTTGGGCAAACTCCTGATTTCGCCGAAGCCTGATCGCACCGGTGTGGTTAGTGTATTGGGCAATACGCAATTTGCAATAGCCAAGGGACCGACATCGGCCTACATGGGTGTGAATACCAGCTTAAAAGATGGCAAAGTCGTTATATCTATGGTTCAGCCGCGTAGTCCGGCCAGTACAGCTGCGCTTGAAATAGGAGATGAACTGAGCAGCTTTAACGGTAAACCTGTTTTGAAAATGGAAGACCTGAGCAAAGAAATTTCAAAACATAGTGCCGAAGATACCCTTGATCTGCAATTTATCCGGTCGGGAATTTCCTATAGCAAACGAATTGTATTAAAGCCCCGGAGATTGAACGAAAGACATATCGCTTATCGCTTTACCGACGGACGTAGTGAAAGAAGAGACGGATTTAGCCAGGTATTGGTGCATGACGGACAGCTGAAACCTGCCGAATGCGGTGGACCCCTATATGATATCGACGGAAATTTTTACGGGATCAATATCGCCCGCGTTAGTCGTACCAGCAGTCTGACCATTCCCGCGGCAGTACTCATCAAATTCATCAAAAAATCCGGACTGTCAGGAAACCTGCAAGGCCTCATGTCGGCGATTTAG